Proteins from one Desulfonema limicola genomic window:
- a CDS encoding serine/threonine-protein kinase, with product MIFKWMEGDNFGDTFLLKEQLGRGTYGVVGKAVRLKDESYKKRGESVALKIPFDQEIGEENLRKEPDILRKFDHENIVKVYGFHTISGIFAIEMELIEGHSLDKIMNNQETVSNHNLLSYIEWIKQIVHGLNSMGEFAHGDIKPQNILIRHDGIAKLVDFGTSRRLEDAWVDTKGHGTEQYMAPEVALDNKRVSIKSDLYSIGIILYEIATGDIPFHSNFERLQGKKIKKPREINASLPVIFENLILKCLERDPDRRHESWNRFIVEIETIIDAVKKDKENETIVPETKRYKFNPEPSSPLYYLNIAKKALNEENYIIALENVEAAVEASEGHPNYLSMLAAICIRAGYLEKAKQAYYLLLDRYDNGYPVEIDQLSYVVHKLAGLHIQTKEYEESVHMWKRFFEISPDKHLAKFKLAIAYGLDGQYKKSISLLEEVRTEIPNSIIIYSKLGWAYSLSGDYRQALSYYNQALVIDPSDLFSLFELGKYYRIIGDQNRAMKYFRKIEDYDRTGEYIEKVKKL from the coding sequence ATGATCTTTAAATGGATGGAGGGAGATAATTTCGGCGATACATTCCTTTTAAAAGAACAGCTTGGTCGGGGTACTTATGGTGTTGTGGGTAAGGCTGTCAGGCTTAAAGACGAGTCATATAAAAAAAGAGGTGAAAGTGTCGCCTTGAAAATCCCTTTTGATCAGGAGATCGGAGAAGAAAACCTGAGAAAAGAACCTGATATTCTTCGAAAGTTCGACCATGAAAATATAGTCAAAGTATATGGTTTTCATACAATAAGCGGTATTTTTGCTATTGAAATGGAATTGATCGAAGGACACAGCCTTGACAAAATCATGAATAATCAGGAAACCGTCAGCAATCATAATCTGTTGAGCTATATTGAATGGATAAAACAGATAGTACATGGTCTAAATTCAATGGGAGAATTTGCACATGGTGATATTAAGCCTCAAAACATTCTCATCAGACATGACGGTATTGCAAAACTTGTTGATTTCGGAACCAGTCGCCGCCTTGAGGATGCATGGGTTGATACCAAGGGACATGGTACCGAGCAATATATGGCACCGGAAGTCGCTCTGGACAACAAAAGAGTTTCAATCAAATCAGATCTTTATTCAATAGGCATTATCCTTTATGAAATTGCAACCGGTGACATTCCATTTCACAGCAATTTTGAAAGACTTCAAGGAAAAAAAATTAAAAAACCTCGTGAAATCAATGCATCTCTCCCGGTAATATTCGAAAATTTAATATTGAAATGTCTTGAACGTGACCCTGATAGGAGACATGAGAGCTGGAATAGGTTTATAGTCGAGATCGAAACAATTATTGATGCAGTTAAAAAAGATAAAGAGAATGAAACAATAGTCCCGGAAACCAAGCGGTACAAATTTAATCCTGAGCCGTCATCACCACTGTATTATCTCAATATTGCCAAAAAAGCTCTTAACGAAGAAAATTATATAATAGCTCTTGAAAATGTTGAAGCAGCAGTTGAGGCATCGGAAGGTCATCCCAACTACCTTAGTATGCTGGCAGCAATATGTATCCGTGCAGGTTATCTGGAGAAAGCAAAACAGGCATATTACCTGCTGCTTGACAGATATGATAACGGCTATCCGGTAGAAATTGATCAGTTGTCATATGTTGTCCACAAGCTTGCCGGACTGCATATTCAAACAAAAGAGTATGAAGAATCAGTTCATATGTGGAAAAGGTTCTTTGAAATTTCACCTGATAAGCATCTGGCAAAATTCAAACTTGCAATTGCATATGGCCTGGACGGTCAATATAAAAAATCTATTTCTCTGCTTGAGGAAGTTCGTACCGAAATTCCCAATTCGATTATTATATACAGCAAACTTGGATGGGCATACAGCCTTTCAGGAGATTATCGGCAAGCTTTGAGCTATTATAACCAGGCACTTGTTATTGATCCGAGTGACCTTTTCAGTTTATTTGAACTTGGCAAATATTATCGGATAATTGGCGATCAAAACAGGGCTATGAAATATTTTAGGAAAATTGAAGACTATGATCGTACAGGAGAGTATATTGAAAAAGTAAAAAAATTATAA
- a CDS encoding helicase HerA-like domain-containing protein, which translates to MIKPEKDDYLGKLIGNTGSPNDLKVAMRDSFSARRGEFVRIAHQERKGDTKTDVLGRIVSLSRSNIMYNEALGEGISEVEILPSTKISGETVYGKIELVGYKDSLTNEIRIPRRPLNPGAKVYGVDYDFLTQFYEFSEDTSIHLGNLVGYEKGDNVVPVYLDVNTLATEHLAVLAMTGSGKSYTVGRIIERMVSQMNGSVVVFDPHGEYGKAFRNGEINFNSGLENVQDISDRNTLIKIREQFEELQNNGAGILMYTPQSTSFNDKYAGKNKWLALQLANLDMDELVGILPGLTEAQQRVMDVAIRYWKETYEPPHDIQDLLGLLNDMETLRGWDKLSPGETNALKERSANIAAIRLRRMINEAQSFYTSSVGSPTDVRELVGNEGASGRISIIDLQGVSHTARQVIVALICSEILKAAGDADNPIRPVFIVFEEGHNFAPAGEMTISKKIIKRIAAEGRKFGVGFAIISQRPSKLDSDVTSQCNTIIAMRIKNPDDQRFIQRTSDYFSSADLAELPSISTGEALICGRAIIAPLVVKIGYKALLHGGESPNVVNRWSRKL; encoded by the coding sequence ATGATAAAACCGGAAAAAGATGATTATCTCGGTAAACTGATTGGGAATACAGGTAGTCCGAATGATCTTAAAGTGGCAATGCGCGACAGTTTCAGCGCAAGGCGCGGGGAGTTCGTAAGGATAGCTCATCAAGAGCGGAAAGGAGATACCAAAACAGATGTTCTGGGCAGAATCGTATCACTTTCCCGATCAAACATTATGTATAATGAGGCTTTAGGTGAAGGGATAAGTGAAGTTGAAATACTGCCCAGCACAAAAATTTCAGGGGAGACGGTTTACGGCAAAATAGAACTGGTGGGTTATAAAGATTCTTTAACCAATGAAATCCGTATTCCCAGACGCCCTTTAAATCCAGGTGCAAAGGTTTATGGCGTGGATTATGATTTCCTGACTCAGTTTTATGAGTTTTCGGAAGATACAAGCATTCATCTGGGCAACCTTGTGGGTTATGAAAAAGGGGATAATGTTGTTCCGGTTTACCTTGATGTAAATACACTTGCAACAGAACATCTTGCCGTACTTGCCATGACAGGATCAGGAAAATCATATACAGTTGGCCGTATAATTGAACGGATGGTTTCCCAGATGAACGGATCGGTTGTTGTGTTTGATCCACATGGTGAATATGGAAAAGCTTTCAGAAACGGTGAGATTAATTTTAATTCAGGCCTGGAAAATGTTCAGGATATTTCAGATCGCAATACCCTTATCAAAATCAGGGAACAATTTGAAGAACTCCAAAATAATGGGGCCGGGATATTAATGTACACACCTCAAAGCACTTCTTTTAATGATAAATACGCAGGCAAAAACAAATGGCTTGCTCTTCAACTGGCAAACCTGGATATGGATGAACTTGTTGGTATTCTTCCCGGACTTACAGAAGCTCAACAGCGCGTTATGGATGTGGCAATCCGTTACTGGAAAGAAACCTATGAACCTCCCCATGATATACAGGACCTGCTTGGTCTTTTAAACGATATGGAAACATTAAGAGGATGGGATAAATTATCTCCGGGTGAAACCAACGCTTTAAAAGAACGTTCCGCCAATATTGCAGCTATCCGCCTGCGTCGTATGATAAACGAAGCACAGAGTTTTTATACATCTTCTGTCGGCTCACCCACTGATGTCAGGGAATTGGTTGGCAATGAAGGGGCATCCGGCAGAATATCCATAATAGACCTCCAGGGGGTTTCCCACACAGCCAGGCAGGTCATTGTGGCCCTGATATGCAGTGAAATTTTAAAAGCCGCAGGTGATGCGGATAATCCAATTCGACCGGTATTTATTGTTTTTGAGGAAGGACACAATTTTGCACCGGCCGGCGAAATGACCATATCCAAAAAAATCATTAAGAGGATTGCTGCCGAAGGAAGAAAATTCGGCGTGGGTTTTGCGATTATAAGCCAGCGCCCTTCAAAGCTTGATTCTGACGTAACCAGCCAGTGCAATACCATCATTGCCATGAGAATTAAAAATCCTGATGACCAAAGATTCATTCAAAGAACCTCGGATTATTTCTCATCAGCAGATCTGGCAGAACTACCTTCCATTTCAACAGGTGAGGCATTGATCTGCGGAAGAGCAATCATAGCACCCCTGGTGGTAAAAATTGGTTATAAAGCGCTTTTACATGGCGGGGAATCCCCGAATGTCGTTAATCGGTGGAGCAGGAAGCTATAA
- a CDS encoding DUF4435 domain-containing protein: MRVKGAETRRQEIIEEYIGTTGKRVFLVEGENDRNVFSEMAEKKFENEFEQNWIIAPAGGKNLVVGILSKEPDWLGLVDRDEWTEETIAQKQNELPNLNILPRFCLENYIIEPSDIWNALPEIQKNKISGGIEQLKSEILADHEKWLRHGVLRTLIQPLWDGLIARGFQNALLDFENAQDDGEIKEILKKWHSFLNPDDIFNKFQEKLEQVREASDFEQISLWIDGKTFFASHVHKVLNNLLGQTSEAERKKQIFKGLLPDDLEFLWEKFNLQ; the protein is encoded by the coding sequence TTGAGAGTGAAAGGAGCTGAAACAAGACGCCAGGAGATTATCGAAGAATATATCGGAACAACCGGTAAACGAGTTTTTCTGGTTGAAGGCGAAAATGACAGGAATGTATTCAGTGAGATGGCAGAAAAGAAATTCGAAAATGAATTTGAGCAAAACTGGATCATAGCTCCGGCAGGCGGGAAAAATCTGGTAGTCGGGATTCTCTCAAAGGAACCTGACTGGCTCGGCCTGGTTGACAGGGACGAATGGACAGAAGAAACCATAGCTCAAAAACAGAATGAACTCCCCAACCTGAACATACTGCCGCGATTCTGTCTGGAAAATTATATTATTGAACCTTCTGATATCTGGAATGCTCTCCCTGAGATTCAAAAAAATAAAATTTCAGGCGGGATAGAACAACTAAAATCGGAAATCCTGGCAGATCATGAAAAATGGCTTCGTCACGGGGTACTCAGAACACTGATTCAGCCTCTTTGGGATGGTCTGATTGCCCGTGGTTTCCAAAATGCGCTTCTGGATTTTGAAAATGCCCAGGATGACGGTGAAATTAAGGAAATACTCAAAAAATGGCATAGTTTCTTAAACCCGGACGATATATTTAATAAATTTCAAGAAAAATTGGAACAGGTCAGGGAAGCTTCTGATTTTGAGCAGATAAGCCTTTGGATAGACGGAAAAACATTTTTTGCTTCTCATGTTCATAAAGTTCTGAACAATCTTCTGGGACAGACAAGTGAAGCTGAGAGAAAAAAGCAGATATTCAAAGGATTACTTCCTGATGATTTGGAATTTTTATGGGAAAAATTTAACTTGCAATGA
- a CDS encoding ATP-binding protein: MKIKELHLINVGPLDQSFVFKDEWQGDVHNQILFSGPNGSGKTIILQTIAILWDAFGYWLDHRKITPPSSPVNQCIKQGQSAAMVLTECPGFNEPVIIFYGDFFLLKDISQKPVSKQWIGEAIGGSEHGMKRYLGMTDELFYNWAEARKKMILTFDKADIPNLIWLDAEQRRWVTPKRNLGKHLPENSDLRWLVTYQATEDWKGQLEASLINLKITNPHPYHQAIRDLNDFLYDKEIDPKIKPGENRLQVKIKNKRGKTHSIDELSAGEHQVMIQLYMVSRWLEHGGIVLIDEPDLFLHPSLIPGFMAKLESLVKERNGQLIITSHNSDIWKRYERKGLRVKLGGEV; this comes from the coding sequence ATGAAAATTAAAGAACTGCATTTAATTAATGTCGGACCGTTAGATCAATCATTCGTTTTTAAGGATGAATGGCAGGGTGATGTCCATAATCAAATCCTGTTTTCCGGCCCGAACGGTTCCGGAAAAACAATTATACTTCAAACAATAGCAATTTTATGGGATGCTTTTGGTTATTGGTTAGATCATCGAAAAATAACACCTCCAAGCAGTCCAGTGAATCAATGTATAAAGCAAGGACAATCGGCTGCAATGGTGCTTACAGAATGCCCCGGTTTTAATGAACCGGTCATAATTTTCTATGGTGACTTTTTTTTACTAAAAGATATTTCTCAAAAGCCTGTATCTAAGCAATGGATAGGTGAAGCAATTGGCGGTTCAGAGCATGGTATGAAACGCTACCTGGGAATGACTGATGAATTATTTTATAATTGGGCAGAAGCACGAAAAAAAATGATCCTGACCTTTGACAAAGCAGATATACCCAATTTAATATGGCTGGATGCTGAACAAAGACGCTGGGTAACACCAAAACGCAATCTTGGCAAACATCTTCCTGAAAACTCCGATCTTCGCTGGCTGGTAACATATCAGGCAACTGAAGACTGGAAAGGCCAGCTTGAAGCATCCCTGATTAATCTGAAAATCACAAACCCGCATCCCTATCATCAGGCAATCCGTGATTTAAACGATTTCCTTTACGACAAAGAAATTGATCCCAAAATAAAACCAGGAGAAAATCGCCTTCAGGTAAAAATAAAAAACAAACGGGGCAAAACCCATTCCATTGACGAACTCAGCGCAGGCGAACATCAGGTCATGATTCAGTTATACATGGTCAGCCGATGGCTGGAACACGGCGGTATTGTCCTTATTGACGAACCGGACTTGTTTTTACATCCTTCATTGATACCTGGTTTTATGGCAAAACTGGAATCCCTGGTTAAAGAGAGAAACGGTCAATTAATTATCACTTCCCATAATTCGGATATATGGAAACGCTATGAAAGAAAAGGGCTTCGGGTTAAGCTGGGAGGTGAGGTTTGA
- a CDS encoding restriction endonuclease subunit S, whose amino-acid sequence MNPIYTWIVSDDLIDRIDALFYHPKYIVNHHTILNCGHKIKNLENVIDYLSKGETPLWKGDSYIDNGIYFIRGVNLNQWFVNFSEIAMISEIVHSRMKRSQLRKNDILMTMAGTIGTVAIYVHDQPANINQAIALIRPSSVIDPTYLIAYMNSLYCQRSIERRGSGGVQKNIDFHEIRKIPIVVPLDSIQSYIGSKVRLAETCREEALFLKNQVQKEIASFYFKAPITTSQKNISTLDAKDLDNPRIDAWHYLPRFTNLKQWLKQSDFILLKKIAHISTEKWNPKNTESTTFHYVEIAGIDQTSGSIIAKEILVKDAPGRARQLIRPFDIIASTVRPNRKAIAVARKTMDGWVASTGFCILRFNSPEDAYFIAEILRHDASTEQLMRWNTGAAYPAIENNVFLKVLIPNVSIEDRKNIGGNLIKHDLLIDISKELIEEAKSDVEKLIEGKLDTEGIISGCIKAPTWEDIEFQIENDVKG is encoded by the coding sequence ATGAATCCAATTTATACATGGATTGTATCAGATGACTTAATTGATAGAATAGATGCTCTTTTTTATCATCCAAAATATATAGTAAATCATCATACTATATTAAATTGTGGTCATAAAATTAAAAATCTTGAAAATGTAATTGATTATCTCTCAAAAGGGGAAACCCCTTTATGGAAAGGTGATTCATATATTGATAACGGTATTTATTTCATAAGAGGTGTTAATCTAAATCAATGGTTTGTTAATTTTTCTGAAATAGCTATGATATCAGAAATTGTTCATTCAAGAATGAAAAGATCTCAATTAAGAAAAAATGATATCCTTATGACAATGGCTGGGACGATAGGTACAGTAGCAATTTATGTTCATGATCAACCAGCTAACATTAATCAAGCTATTGCATTAATACGACCATCATCAGTTATTGACCCAACATATTTAATTGCTTATATGAATTCTTTATACTGCCAAAGATCAATTGAAAGGCGAGGTAGTGGTGGAGTACAAAAAAATATAGATTTCCACGAAATACGTAAAATTCCAATAGTCGTACCTCTTGATTCCATTCAATCTTACATTGGTTCAAAGGTACGTTTAGCGGAGACGTGTCGAGAGGAGGCATTATTTTTAAAAAATCAAGTTCAAAAAGAAATTGCATCATTTTATTTCAAGGCACCAATTACAACATCTCAAAAAAACATTTCAACTTTAGATGCAAAAGACTTGGATAATCCAAGAATTGATGCCTGGCACTATCTTCCAAGATTCACAAACTTAAAACAATGGCTAAAACAATCTGATTTTATTCTGCTTAAAAAAATAGCTCATATCTCGACTGAAAAATGGAATCCTAAAAATACTGAAAGCACAACCTTCCATTATGTTGAAATCGCAGGAATTGATCAAACATCAGGAAGTATAATCGCAAAAGAGATTCTTGTTAAAGATGCACCAGGACGAGCTCGTCAGCTAATCAGGCCCTTTGATATTATTGCGTCAACCGTCCGCCCAAATAGAAAAGCCATTGCAGTGGCAAGAAAAACTATGGACGGTTGGGTTGCTTCAACTGGCTTTTGTATCCTACGTTTCAATTCACCTGAGGATGCTTATTTTATCGCTGAAATCCTCAGACACGATGCTTCTACTGAACAATTGATGAGATGGAATACTGGTGCAGCATATCCAGCCATTGAAAATAATGTTTTTCTAAAAGTTTTAATACCCAATGTCTCTATTGAAGATCGAAAAAATATTGGGGGAAACTTGATCAAACATGATCTGTTAATTGATATATCAAAAGAACTGATCGAAGAAGCCAAATCCGACGTTGAAAAACTAATCGAAGGCAAACTGGACACAGAAGGCATCATCTCCGGGTGCATCAAAGCGCCGACCTGGGAGGATATTGAATTTCAAATTGAAAATGATGTGAAAGGATAA
- a CDS encoding HsdM family class I SAM-dependent methyltransferase, giving the protein MAKKKKKTEGLASVIDRMEAKLKELGYTDIVRDLPLVEIDPDQPVVGKLAAMDGDDVVIFCYPVASGQAQEVAVQDEGVFYSRLITGDRVAHFVWVGDDEFDYFYDSDKNTSIAEIPGKETWQDVVRGMSDDRKKHLIELSEEFARGNWRYIQKKFDHLHERLYPSGGFSSANEAIDEICRIMFIKAHLERNNAYVLQTLSGNKRLSDVFHADNIRKYKEEAVQDMKAAFKELAALPEYIATDLTGAKNSIFPPDDYLRLNNPENLAYAVELFQDIRLVPDQKDKKRVHEDLLGWAYDVFLRGKYDGSGGLATYLTPSQVTECMAQIAFHDIDKRELWAGFQGMNKPKSKPGFLMGDITCGTGRFLIAAMKCVKDRVFDTIGKNDEEKRWWLEQMKRYSFFGADQAEGSLIKARLNMLLYGDGHSQLLRVQDSIMDQHIDRLIGKFDLIMTNPPFGKGSYDAAKGDNYKNGLEKMRSNKDFYDPDVRGLLDNPRYQCELGWSWRADRNKKKVLAKADPASLFIDRNLQLLKPGGRLLIVVPDGILCNSGDKYIREYIMGQKDEETGEFFGGKAVVKAVVSLPTQTFALGGTGAKTSFIYVQKKGTYYTGNKSITVDNQGPIFMAVAEHVGFIKKGKKDEKTDPMGNDLQPIAEAYCKG; this is encoded by the coding sequence ATGGCTAAGAAGAAAAAGAAGACTGAAGGGTTAGCTTCTGTAATTGACCGGATGGAGGCAAAGCTGAAGGAGCTTGGATATACTGATATTGTCCGTGATTTGCCTCTGGTAGAAATTGACCCGGATCAGCCGGTTGTTGGTAAACTGGCGGCTATGGATGGAGATGATGTGGTTATTTTCTGTTATCCGGTTGCATCAGGACAGGCTCAGGAAGTGGCTGTGCAGGATGAAGGTGTGTTTTATTCCCGGCTTATTACAGGGGACAGGGTAGCTCATTTTGTATGGGTCGGGGATGATGAATTCGATTATTTTTATGATAGTGATAAAAATACAAGTATTGCAGAAATCCCCGGAAAAGAAACCTGGCAGGATGTTGTCCGGGGTATGAGCGATGATCGGAAAAAGCATCTGATTGAACTTTCCGAAGAGTTTGCAAGGGGTAACTGGCGGTATATTCAAAAGAAGTTTGACCATCTTCATGAACGACTGTACCCTTCGGGCGGTTTTTCATCTGCCAATGAGGCCATTGATGAAATTTGCCGTATTATGTTTATAAAAGCTCATCTGGAACGTAATAATGCTTATGTATTGCAAACCCTGTCTGGAAATAAACGCCTTTCTGATGTGTTTCATGCTGATAATATACGGAAATATAAAGAAGAAGCGGTTCAGGATATGAAAGCGGCTTTTAAGGAACTGGCTGCTTTGCCGGAATATATTGCAACGGATTTGACAGGAGCTAAAAATTCCATTTTTCCGCCTGATGATTACCTGCGTCTGAACAACCCGGAAAATCTGGCATATGCGGTTGAGTTGTTTCAGGATATTCGGCTGGTTCCGGATCAGAAGGATAAAAAGCGTGTGCATGAAGATCTGCTGGGATGGGCATATGATGTATTTTTACGGGGTAAATATGATGGTTCGGGCGGTCTGGCAACTTATCTGACACCAAGCCAGGTGACTGAGTGCATGGCGCAGATTGCCTTTCATGATATTGATAAAAGGGAGCTCTGGGCAGGGTTTCAAGGTATGAATAAACCAAAATCCAAGCCTGGTTTTCTTATGGGTGACATTACCTGCGGTACAGGCCGGTTTTTGATTGCAGCAATGAAATGCGTGAAAGACAGGGTATTTGATACAATTGGGAAAAATGACGAGGAAAAGCGGTGGTGGCTTGAGCAGATGAAGCGGTATTCTTTTTTCGGGGCAGATCAGGCAGAAGGTTCGCTGATTAAAGCACGGTTGAATATGCTGCTTTATGGTGACGGACATTCCCAATTGCTGCGCGTGCAGGATTCTATTATGGATCAGCATATTGACCGTCTGATCGGTAAATTTGACCTGATTATGACCAATCCGCCTTTTGGCAAAGGTTCATATGATGCTGCCAAAGGAGATAATTATAAAAATGGACTGGAGAAGATGCGCTCCAACAAGGATTTTTATGATCCTGATGTTCGGGGTTTACTGGATAATCCACGGTATCAGTGTGAACTGGGATGGAGCTGGAGAGCAGACCGGAACAAGAAAAAGGTGCTTGCCAAAGCAGACCCGGCTTCTTTGTTTATTGATCGGAATCTGCAATTGCTTAAACCGGGAGGAAGGTTGTTGATTGTGGTTCCTGATGGTATTTTATGTAATTCAGGTGATAAATACATTCGGGAATATATTATGGGCCAGAAGGATGAAGAGACAGGGGAGTTTTTCGGAGGTAAGGCTGTTGTAAAGGCTGTGGTGTCACTGCCCACACAGACCTTTGCATTAGGTGGTACAGGTGCAAAAACTAGTTTTATTTACGTGCAGAAAAAAGGAACATATTATACTGGGAATAAATCAATTACAGTGGATAACCAGGGTCCAATATTTATGGCTGTGGCAGAGCATGTTGGGTTTATCAAAAAAGGAAAAAAAGATGAAAAAACTGATCCAATGGGAAATGATCTGCAACCCATAGCAGAAGCATATTGTAAAGGATAA